The following proteins are co-located in the Verrucomicrobiota bacterium genome:
- a CDS encoding MATE family efflux transporter has product MMAAALLDNLFTIADMFFVGKLGPAAIAGVAVAGTIMGVLYMLGVGITTGCTALVAQAIGSGNRRRAETVVGQSLVMALVISALAGSAALLARPLLMAFGAEPDVIVKGAAYLQVSLGGAFTMLLAVTFVAALRGAGDAITPLKIMGFCNLINIGLDPILIFGWLGVPALGVAGSAWATLAARALAAVLLARVFFVRGHAHFHLRLGDLRPHGRTVWKMFRIGVFGSGQMLMRNLSAIILIGIVARFGTAALAAYGIGIRLRMIVMMPGIGFGNAAATLIGQNLGARKPDRAEHAGWVVMGMYGAISIAVSVVFWVFARPLIAAFNADPEVVATGASFLRWFSATFAFMAFSIVLGRAMNGAGDTFWPMLITAVSMLALRIPLAWGLSFTWQVTGVWIGLAASNVLQGLIFVAAFRWGRWKRIGRAHVLAADLEPE; this is encoded by the coding sequence ATGATGGCCGCCGCGCTGCTCGACAATCTGTTCACAATCGCCGACATGTTCTTCGTCGGCAAGCTCGGCCCGGCCGCCATCGCGGGCGTCGCGGTGGCGGGCACAATCATGGGCGTGCTCTACATGCTCGGCGTCGGCATCACCACGGGCTGCACGGCGCTGGTGGCGCAGGCGATCGGGAGCGGTAATCGCCGCCGGGCCGAAACGGTGGTTGGTCAGAGCCTCGTGATGGCGCTCGTCATCTCGGCACTCGCCGGCAGCGCCGCACTGCTCGCCCGGCCATTGCTGATGGCCTTCGGCGCCGAGCCGGACGTGATTGTCAAAGGGGCCGCCTACCTCCAAGTGAGCCTGGGCGGGGCGTTCACCATGCTGCTGGCGGTCACCTTCGTAGCCGCGCTTCGTGGCGCGGGCGACGCCATCACCCCTCTCAAGATCATGGGCTTCTGCAACCTGATCAACATCGGGCTCGATCCCATCCTGATCTTTGGCTGGCTCGGCGTGCCGGCGTTGGGCGTTGCGGGATCGGCGTGGGCAACGCTGGCGGCCCGGGCGCTGGCGGCCGTATTGCTGGCGCGCGTGTTCTTCGTCCGCGGGCATGCGCATTTTCATCTCCGCCTTGGCGATCTCCGCCCACACGGACGCACGGTCTGGAAGATGTTCAGGATTGGCGTATTCGGCTCGGGCCAGATGCTCATGCGCAACCTGTCGGCCATCATCCTGATCGGCATCGTGGCCAGGTTCGGGACGGCGGCGCTGGCCGCCTACGGCATTGGCATACGGCTGCGCATGATCGTCATGATGCCCGGCATCGGCTTCGGCAACGCGGCCGCGACCCTCATCGGTCAGAACCTCGGTGCCCGCAAACCGGACCGGGCCGAACACGCCGGCTGGGTGGTCATGGGTATGTACGGCGCGATCTCCATCGCCGTGTCGGTTGTCTTCTGGGTCTTCGCCCGGCCGCTGATCGCCGCCTTCAACGCCGACCCCGAAGTCGTCGCGACCGGCGCGAGCTTCCTCCGATGGTTCTCGGCCACGTTCGCCTTCATGGCGTTCTCTATCGTGCTCGGCCGGGCCATGAACGGGGCGGGCGACACGTTCTGGCCGATGCTGATTACGGCGGTCTCGATGCTTGCGCTGCGGATCCCGCTCGCCTGGGGGTTGTCGTTCACGTGGCAGGTCACGGGCGTGTGGATCGGCCTCGCAGCATCCAACGTCCTGCAGGGCCTCATCTTCGTCGCCGCCTTCCGATGGGGCCGCTGGAAGCGTATCGGCCGAGCCCACGTCCTGGCCGCCGACCTGGAGCCGGAATAG
- the efp gene encoding elongation factor P: MVDGSALRRGMVLKLEGELYVVTDYQHVKPGKGPAYMQAAMKSLKSGRILRQRFRSSDNLEQVYLDSRRMQFLYADDTHLHFMDQSDYETVAIEADVIGDARYYVTEGMVIDVGMHEGQAISFDLPTSVVLEIAETDPGIKGDTVSAATKPAKTVTGLVVQVPLFVNRGERIKVDTRTGEYLGRS, from the coding sequence ATGGTTGATGGCTCGGCGCTCCGGCGCGGCATGGTGCTCAAGCTCGAAGGCGAGCTCTACGTTGTCACCGACTACCAGCACGTCAAACCCGGCAAAGGGCCCGCGTACATGCAGGCGGCGATGAAGAGCCTCAAGAGCGGCCGCATCTTGCGCCAGCGCTTCCGATCGAGCGACAACCTCGAGCAAGTCTACCTCGACTCGCGCCGGATGCAGTTCCTCTACGCCGATGACACCCACCTCCACTTCATGGACCAGAGCGACTACGAGACCGTGGCGATCGAGGCCGACGTCATCGGCGACGCCCGCTACTACGTCACCGAGGGCATGGTGATCGACGTCGGCATGCACGAGGGCCAGGCGATCTCGTTCGACTTGCCCACGAGCGTCGTGCTCGAGATCGCCGAGACCGACCCCGGCATCAAGGGCGACACCGTAAGCGCCGCGACGAAGCCGGCCAAGACCGTGACCGGCCTTGTTGTGCAGGTACCCCTGTTCGTCAACCGCGGCGAACGGATCAAGGTGGACACCCGCACCGGCGAGTATCTCGGCCGCAGTTAG
- a CDS encoding TolC family protein encodes MTITIEDAVLMALENNRALSVQRLNPDIERTFEQQERAAFDPVFSADASVNETDTDDRTGAAGGGSSTSGAAGVRELLPTGTMIELGLTTGPTPSAAAAAGDQTTHAALTVTQALLKGRGVAVNLADLRQARLDTQFSEYELRGFAEALVAEVEETYWDYVLARRQVEILNESLNLAQQQFDETRQRIRVGDLAETELAAAEAEVALRREALINARSTVDTLAARLARLIRPSAPPSAGRQVTPQSEPTVSAESLEPLEEHIAVGLQMRPDLNQARLLVQRGTLNLVKTKNGLLPRMDLFVSLGKTGYADSFGRSVSDLGEGDDLSVGLSFDYALGNRAERARHRSAVLTQQQLDESLRNTEDLVRQDVELAYIEVSRARQQVDATATTRKFQEEKLRAEMAKFRVGRSTALLVAQAQRDLVVSQVSEVAATTNYLKARTDLFLKEGSLLERRGVSAPGRQPVQPDRSQ; translated from the coding sequence ATGACGATCACGATCGAGGACGCCGTATTGATGGCCCTGGAGAACAACCGTGCCCTGAGCGTCCAGCGCCTCAACCCGGACATCGAGCGCACCTTCGAGCAGCAGGAACGCGCCGCGTTCGACCCCGTCTTCTCGGCCGATGCCTCAGTGAACGAGACAGACACCGACGACCGCACCGGCGCGGCAGGTGGCGGCAGCTCCACGAGCGGCGCGGCGGGCGTGCGCGAGCTTCTGCCGACGGGCACGATGATCGAACTCGGCCTGACCACCGGCCCGACCCCGTCGGCCGCTGCGGCCGCCGGGGACCAGACAACGCACGCTGCGCTGACGGTCACCCAGGCGCTGCTCAAAGGCCGCGGTGTCGCGGTCAATCTGGCCGACCTGCGCCAGGCCCGGCTCGACACACAGTTCTCCGAGTACGAGCTACGCGGCTTCGCCGAAGCGCTTGTCGCCGAAGTGGAGGAGACCTACTGGGACTACGTGCTGGCACGGCGCCAGGTCGAGATCCTCAACGAGTCGCTCAACCTTGCCCAGCAGCAGTTCGACGAGACCAGGCAGCGAATCCGTGTGGGCGATCTCGCTGAGACGGAACTCGCGGCCGCGGAAGCTGAGGTTGCCCTGCGACGCGAGGCTTTGATCAACGCCCGCAGCACAGTCGATACGCTCGCGGCCCGGCTCGCGCGCCTCATCCGCCCGAGCGCGCCACCGAGCGCGGGCCGCCAGGTGACGCCGCAGAGCGAGCCGACGGTCTCCGCCGAATCCCTGGAACCGCTCGAGGAGCACATCGCCGTCGGCCTCCAGATGCGGCCCGACCTGAACCAGGCGCGGCTGCTCGTCCAGCGAGGCACCCTGAACCTCGTCAAGACGAAGAACGGCCTTCTGCCGCGCATGGACCTGTTCGTCAGCCTCGGCAAGACCGGCTATGCCGACTCGTTCGGCCGCTCGGTCAGCGATCTCGGCGAGGGCGACGACCTCTCCGTCGGCCTGTCCTTCGACTACGCGCTCGGCAACCGCGCGGAGAGGGCCCGCCACCGCAGCGCCGTGCTGACACAGCAGCAGCTCGACGAGTCGCTGCGCAACACCGAGGACCTCGTGCGCCAGGACGTCGAGCTGGCCTACATCGAGGTTTCACGCGCCCGGCAGCAGGTGGACGCCACGGCCACCACGCGCAAGTTCCAGGAGGAGAAGCTGCGCGCCGAGATGGCCAAGTTCCGTGTCGGCAGGTCCACCGCGCTGTTGGTGGCCCAGGCCCAGCGCGACCTCGTAGTGAGCCAGGTCTCCGAGGTGGCCGCCACGACCAACTACCTGAAGGCTCGCACGGATCTGTTCCTCAAGGAAGGATCGTTGCTCGAACGGCGCGGCGTGTCCGCACCGGGACGCCAGCCCGTGCAGCCCGATCGCAGCCAATAG
- a CDS encoding efflux RND transporter permease subunit: MKVARFAVHRPVFTVMVVLTVIILGGVSLSRLPVDLMPDITYPTLSVSTSYENASPEEIEELITRPIEQAMAAVPGVEEISSVSSEGHSNVRVTFLWGTDLDVAASDIRDRLDRVIGRLPDDADRPALRKFDPADFPVVILGASSNLDPVQMRRIIDDEVKYRIERTPGVAVLDVWGGLEREIHVDLDPDRLKALEIPLDQVVGRIKAANITLPAGMIESGNYEITLRTPGEYTDLDQLRNTTIATRKGTAVRLGEVADVVDSWERVTQIVRINGEPGIRLSVNKQSGTNTVDVARRLLQEVDKINAEIPQIRLMPIIDTSKYIKRSITNVGSAATFGGLFAVLVLLAFLRNLRSTVIIAVAIPVSIVATFAMIYFGGFTLNLMTLGGLALGVGMLVDSSIVVLENIYRLREGHVGAEPAAVHGAEEVTGAIIASTLTTLAIFLPLILVRGLAGVMFKQLALVISFALLCSLGAALTLIPMLASRFLRPASLDRFAHEGLAHKLFRISGTLFTRIEERYKRLLHYALDHRALVLLVAALLLGASVALIPFVGVELMPQSDEGEVRVEAEMEVGTRAAVVDRLFQKIQAVVEKEVPERESFVINVGGGSWRGQGSRTGFMRIALKPQSERTRSSEQIATALRPKLAGIPGATIRTRVGQGLFLLRQISGGTERVEVEIRGFDLETADALARRVRQIVEQVRGVTDAQISRDIGAPERLITVDRAKAEDMKVSVEDVAQVLQTVIAGTLAGNYREGGDEFSIRVKLKHAEQRSLRELLDLTVANADGQPVVLRNIVSVGPRSGPVSIERKDQERLVTVRANIEGRDMGSIIADIREGLASLPAPQGFSIGFGGDYKEQQKTFRELGLGLVLAIVLVYIVMACLFESLRDPFVVMFSVPLAIIGVVLMLLLTNTTFNMNSYIGCIMLTGIVVNNAILLVDHTNLLRRKEGMGLREAIEEAGRRRLRPILMTAFTTSFGLLPLALGLGEGGEAQAPLARAVIGGLLSSTLITLVIVPVVYSIFERGLRGGHVLGEETTNPGTAAVSGPGGEEAVS, from the coding sequence ATGAAGGTCGCGCGTTTCGCGGTGCACCGACCGGTCTTCACCGTCATGGTGGTGCTGACCGTCATCATTCTCGGCGGCGTGTCCCTGAGCCGCCTGCCCGTGGACCTCATGCCCGACATCACGTATCCGACCCTGAGCGTCTCAACCTCGTACGAGAACGCCAGCCCCGAGGAGATCGAGGAGCTGATCACCCGCCCGATCGAGCAGGCGATGGCCGCCGTGCCCGGCGTCGAGGAGATCTCGTCCGTCTCCAGCGAGGGCCACAGCAACGTCCGAGTCACCTTCTTGTGGGGCACGGACCTCGACGTGGCCGCCAGCGACATCCGCGACCGCCTTGACCGGGTCATCGGCCGTCTGCCCGATGATGCCGACCGGCCCGCCCTGCGCAAGTTCGACCCGGCAGACTTCCCGGTTGTGATCCTCGGCGCCTCGAGCAACCTTGACCCCGTGCAGATGCGGCGCATCATCGACGACGAGGTCAAGTACCGTATCGAGCGCACGCCGGGCGTGGCGGTGCTTGACGTGTGGGGCGGGCTCGAACGAGAGATCCACGTGGACCTCGATCCGGATAGGCTCAAGGCGCTCGAGATTCCACTCGACCAAGTAGTGGGCCGCATCAAGGCGGCGAACATCACGCTTCCGGCCGGTATGATCGAATCGGGCAACTACGAGATCACGCTGCGCACGCCCGGCGAATACACCGACCTCGACCAGTTGCGTAACACCACGATCGCCACGCGCAAGGGCACGGCCGTTCGCCTGGGCGAAGTGGCCGACGTGGTGGACAGTTGGGAGCGGGTCACGCAGATCGTGCGCATCAACGGCGAGCCAGGCATTCGGCTCTCGGTCAATAAGCAGTCGGGCACCAACACGGTAGACGTCGCGCGGCGTCTGCTGCAGGAAGTGGACAAGATCAACGCCGAGATCCCCCAGATTCGCCTGATGCCCATCATCGACACCTCGAAGTACATCAAGCGCTCGATCACCAACGTCGGCTCGGCCGCCACGTTCGGCGGTCTGTTCGCCGTGCTTGTGCTGCTGGCATTTCTGCGCAATCTGCGCAGCACGGTGATCATTGCGGTGGCGATCCCGGTGTCGATCGTCGCCACATTCGCGATGATCTACTTTGGCGGCTTCACGCTGAACCTGATGACGCTGGGCGGACTGGCGCTGGGCGTCGGCATGCTGGTGGACAGCTCGATCGTAGTGCTCGAGAACATCTACCGCCTCCGCGAAGGCCATGTCGGCGCCGAGCCGGCGGCCGTGCACGGCGCCGAGGAAGTGACGGGCGCCATCATCGCGAGCACGCTGACGACGCTGGCCATCTTTCTGCCACTGATCCTCGTGCGCGGCTTGGCCGGGGTCATGTTCAAACAACTGGCGCTCGTCATCAGTTTCGCCCTGCTCTGCTCGCTGGGCGCGGCGCTGACGCTCATCCCGATGCTCGCGTCGCGGTTCCTCCGCCCGGCCAGCCTGGACCGGTTCGCCCACGAAGGCCTGGCGCACAAGCTGTTCCGCATCAGCGGCACGTTGTTCACGCGCATCGAGGAAAGATACAAGCGGCTGCTTCACTACGCACTGGACCACCGGGCGCTTGTGCTGCTCGTCGCCGCGCTGCTCTTGGGCGCCAGCGTGGCGCTGATTCCCTTCGTCGGCGTCGAGTTGATGCCGCAGAGCGACGAGGGCGAAGTGCGCGTCGAAGCCGAGATGGAGGTCGGCACCCGGGCCGCCGTCGTGGACCGTCTCTTTCAGAAGATTCAGGCCGTCGTGGAGAAGGAGGTGCCCGAGCGCGAGAGCTTCGTCATCAACGTGGGCGGGGGATCGTGGCGGGGCCAAGGCTCGCGCACAGGCTTCATGCGGATCGCGCTCAAACCGCAGTCCGAACGCACGCGGTCGAGCGAGCAGATCGCCACCGCGCTGCGCCCGAAGCTGGCCGGCATCCCGGGGGCGACCATCCGAACGCGCGTCGGCCAGGGGCTCTTCCTGCTTCGCCAGATCAGCGGCGGCACCGAACGCGTCGAGGTAGAGATACGCGGTTTCGATCTGGAGACCGCCGACGCGCTCGCCCGCCGCGTCCGGCAGATCGTCGAGCAAGTACGCGGCGTCACCGACGCTCAGATCAGTCGCGATATCGGCGCGCCGGAGCGGCTCATCACCGTGGACCGCGCCAAGGCCGAGGACATGAAGGTCTCCGTTGAAGACGTCGCCCAAGTGCTGCAGACGGTGATCGCCGGGACGCTGGCGGGCAACTACCGCGAGGGCGGCGACGAGTTCTCCATCCGAGTCAAACTCAAGCACGCCGAGCAGCGTTCGCTACGCGAACTGCTCGACCTGACGGTGGCCAACGCCGACGGCCAGCCCGTCGTGCTGCGCAACATCGTCTCGGTCGGGCCGCGCTCGGGCCCGGTGAGTATCGAGCGCAAGGACCAGGAACGGCTCGTCACCGTGCGCGCCAACATCGAGGGACGCGACATGGGGTCCATCATCGCCGACATCCGCGAGGGCCTTGCCTCGCTGCCGGCGCCGCAGGGCTTCAGCATCGGCTTCGGCGGCGACTACAAGGAACAGCAGAAGACGTTCCGCGAACTCGGGCTCGGACTGGTCCTGGCCATCGTGCTCGTCTACATCGTGATGGCCTGCCTGTTCGAATCGCTGCGCGACCCGTTCGTCGTGATGTTCTCCGTGCCGCTGGCCATCATCGGCGTGGTGCTCATGCTGCTGCTGACCAACACGACGTTCAACATGAACTCCTACATCGGCTGCATCATGCTGACCGGTATCGTTGTCAACAACGCCATCCTGCTCGTGGACCACACCAACCTGCTGCGCCGGAAGGAGGGCATGGGCTTGCGCGAAGCCATCGAGGAAGCAGGACGCCGCCGGCTGCGGCCGATCCTCATGACGGCGTTCACAACTTCGTTTGGCCTGCTGCCGCTGGCCCTTGGCCTCGGCGAGGGCGGTGAGGCCCAGGCGCCTCTGGCGCGCGCCGTGATCGGCGGGCTGCTCAGCTCGACGCTCATCACGCTGGTCATCGTCCCCGTGGTCTACTCGATCTTCGAGCGCGGCCTGCGCGGCGGGCACGTGCTCGGCGAGGAGACGACCAACCCGGGAACCGCCGCTGTCTCTGGCCCCGGCGGTGAGGAGGCAGTATCGTGA